One Merismopedia glauca CCAP 1448/3 genomic region harbors:
- a CDS encoding DsrE family protein, translating to MKKNILISIFALLFAQSSIAAEDPFEHNRLYVGAEASKETYRAIYQLDSNNPEIIKKAFRNVNNLLEDPRLKGKVQVELVAYSGGSEVMMKSSGYEAVLRDLVSKGVIVVQCLNTLKEKKLEKSQFYDFIGFVPSANGELVIRGSEGWVIIKP from the coding sequence ATGAAAAAGAATATTTTGATTTCAATATTTGCGCTGCTTTTTGCTCAGTCTTCGATTGCCGCCGAAGATCCATTTGAGCATAACCGATTGTATGTGGGAGCTGAAGCAAGTAAGGAAACCTATCGTGCAATCTATCAGTTGGATAGTAATAATCCTGAGATAATCAAAAAGGCTTTTCGTAACGTCAACAATCTACTTGAGGATCCTCGGTTAAAAGGAAAAGTGCAGGTCGAGTTGGTTGCCTATTCAGGAGGGTCTGAGGTTATGATGAAATCAAGTGGCTATGAGGCAGTCCTAAGAGACCTGGTTTCTAAAGGCGTAATTGTTGTTCAATGCTTAAACACTTTAAAAGAAAAGAAGCTAGAAAAGTCGCAGTTCTATGACTTCATTGGATTTGTACCTTCAGCCAATGGTGAATTGGTAATTAGAGGCTCGGAAGGGTGGGTTATCATTAAACCTTGA